The Patescibacteria group bacterium genome segment CCTGTTTGACCGTGTAGCCATTGTACTCAAAAGTTCGCCGTAAAATATCTACAAAAACGTAGGCTCGGAGATTACCAATGTGAGCGTAGTTGTAAACCGTCGGACCACAGTTATACATAGTGACCTCTGATTTTTTCAGAGGTTTGAATTCTTCTTTTTTTCCGCTCAAGGTATTGAAGAGGGTGATCATAACAGTCTCTTTTTCTTAAAGATAACAAGAAACAAAAGCACGAGCAAAACCATTCCCAAAATAATCACCCAAAAATCAATTGGGTCTCCAAAAATGGGAAGAATTTTGGCGTGCATGGTGAAAATTCCAGTAACCAACATCAAGGGGAAGGTGATAAAGGCCATGACCGTAAAAGTCTTCATCACTTCATTCTGCTTGGTAGTCAAGAGGGAATTGTTGGTTTCGCGCAGCTCTGAGAGAAATTCAAAATTACTTTCAAATGATCCTCGGACTTTATAATATTCTCCTAAAATTGCCCGTGAGTGGAAAATAAATTCATGTCCAAAAAATCGCTGACTCGCTACCTCAAACGATTCTAGAACTTCTTTATGCAAACTGATCGCACGCCTCACACCTAAAAGTTCACGTCCAACCTCCGAAATTCGATTAACCATAGCGCGCTCCTTTCCTTTGAAAATGTGTTCTTCAATTTCATTGATCGAACCGGTGATAGCTTCGAGTTCTTGTGAGACAGATTGATACAAAGCTTTAAGCATGTAAAAAAAGACAAAACCGGCATGTTTATCCATTTGAGTTTTGTCGAGAATTGAATCAACCTCAAAGACTTTTGAAAAATGATGCAGGGAATCAACCGCACCATACCGGCTGGTTATAATAAAATTTTTACCAATCACAAAATCAATTTCCTGAAGCTCGGCCACTCGTCTTGAATCTTTTTTTTCAACGACGGGAAAATTTAAAATCAGGTAAATAAAATTTGGATATAATTCCACTTTTGGCCGCACACTTGGCGCAATAAGCTCCTGCGCCACAGCCGGATGAATATCCCACTCAGTGACAATCTGTTTTAGCTCATCGTATGTCGGTCGATCGAGGTCAATCCACGTTAGACTGTTGTATTTAAATTTTGAAATCACAGGGAAATTATAACACACTGGCTACACAACATAGAACCTGCCCGCCCGAACGCCCGCCTGAATGACCCAGTCGGGCAGGTAACGCTTCGGTACGGGCGGGGAACACAGAGCACCGAACATAAGAAAACCGATAGAGAGGGAAGAAAAATTGACCGCGTCTTTCTATTTTGACATAATAGGCGGACTTTCTTATGAAAAATTTTTTCTCGAAACATATCGTACCTATATGCGCTGTGATTGTAATCGGCGGAGCCACTTTTACCGGTGGATTTTTCATGGGCGTTCACTCACAACCTGAAATTGAAAAAGTGACGACTTTGGACAACAAGGAGGTTGGGAAAAATGAAAAAGTTGATTTTAGCGCTTTTTGGAAAACCTGGAATGTGCTCAACGAAAAATTTGTTTCTTCGGCTAGTACGACACTAGATCAAGATAAGGTCTGGGGAGCAATTGAAGGTTTGACTGCTTCGCTTAAAGATCCATACACCGTATTTTTCTCACCAGAAAACT includes the following:
- a CDS encoding CorA family divalent cation transporter → MISKFKYNSLTWIDLDRPTYDELKQIVTEWDIHPAVAQELIAPSVRPKVELYPNFIYLILNFPVVEKKDSRRVAELQEIDFVIGKNFIITSRYGAVDSLHHFSKVFEVDSILDKTQMDKHAGFVFFYMLKALYQSVSQELEAITGSINEIEEHIFKGKERAMVNRISEVGRELLGVRRAISLHKEVLESFEVASQRFFGHEFIFHSRAILGEYYKVRGSFESNFEFLSELRETNNSLLTTKQNEVMKTFTVMAFITFPLMLVTGIFTMHAKILPIFGDPIDFWVIILGMVLLVLLFLVIFKKKRLL